The genomic segment CCGGCTGTTGGTCACCGCCGGTGCGGGCGCGGGTAAGACACATACTCTCGTCCGACGTCTCGACGCCCTGATGAGCTATGAGAACGAGGCGCTCGAAGCACACGAGATCCTGGTGCTCAGCTTCTCCCGGGCGGCCGTACGTGAGTTGCGCGAGCGGATCGCGTCGCACGCCCGCGACGCGATCCGGGTCAGGGTCCAGACCTTCGACTCATGGGCCTACGCCCTGCTGCGGAGCGAGCAGCCGGATCACGAGTGGGACGGCCTCCGCTTCGACGAACGGATCAGGGCGGCCACCGACGCGATCCTGCGCGGAGCCGTGGAAGCCGGTGAGGCCGGTGCACCGGCCCACGTCGTGATCGACGAGGTACAGGATCTCGTCGGCGATCGCAGGGACATGGTGGAAACCCTGCTCGACCACTTCCAGGACAGCTGTGGCTTCACCGTGGTGGGGGACGGCGCACAGGCGATCTTCGGCTTCCAGGTGTCGGACGACGACGCCCGCGCCGCGGAGACCAACTACTTCTTCGACTGGCTGCGGGCGTCGTACGTGGACGACCTGGTCGAACTGCACCTGTCGGGCAACTTCCGGGCGCGCACGGAGGAGGCTCGCACCGCGTTGTCACTCGGTGGTTCGCTCCAACGCCTCCCGTCCGAGAGCGCGGATTCGGACGCCGCCGGTGAGGACCACTACCGCAAGCTGACCGACCTCCTCCACTCATGCCCCGACCTCGGTACGTTGGATTCCCCGTTCACGCTCGGTTCCCTCCAGGACTTTCCCGGCACATGCGCCATTCTTTGCCGGGACAACCGTCAAGCGCTGGTGCTCTCGGACCGGCTGTCCGCTCTTGGCGTGCCCCACCGGACGCAGCGAGCGCTTCAGGACCGCCCAGTGCCCGCCTGGGTGGCCTCCGTTCTACGGAGCACCGGCTCCGCAACGTTGACCGAGGAGCGATTCCAGTCACTGCTCTCCGAGAGTCCGGTGTCGCCTGTCGGTGATCCCGGGAGGATCTGGCGTTCGTTGCGGAGTGCGGCACGCGCGCCCCGGGGACTCCTGGACGTCTCGGCCGTGCGTCGGCTCGTCGTCGAGAGCCGCTTTCCGGACGACTTGGCCGCTGTTGAGTCCGCAGGGCTGGTGGTGTCGACGGTTCACCGGGCCAAGGGACTCGAATTCGACCGGGTCATCGTCGTCGAGCCCGCGCCGATGGTGGAGCTGCGCAAGCAGCACAACCACGTCGACCCGGCGTCGGAGGCACGGGCCCTCTACGTCGCGATGACCCGGCCCCGGGACGACCTCCTCCGTATCGCGGCGCCCGACACGGCTCTCGTCCGCCGGGACAGAGCCACCGGCCGTTGGTACCTCGGAGGTTGGAGGCCCTACATCCGTGACGGCATCGCGGCTTCCGACCGGGATGTCTGTCGCGACCACCCGCCGGGCACGGACGGCTGGGCGGAGGACCCCCGAGCGGTTCAGGACTACCTGGGGTCCGAGGTACTTCCGGGCGACGCGTTGGTTCTGCGTCCTCAGCACGAGATGCCCGTCGCGTCGGACCAGAGCCCCCCGTACACCGTCCTCCACCGGGACCGTCCTGTCGGCGTCGTGTCGGAGCACTTCCGCAGAGACCTCTACTCGTCCCTGAAGGTCAACAGGACCTGGGAGATCAGCTGGCCGGTGGAGATCCACGGCTTCCAGGTGGACTGTCTGGAGAGCGTCGCCGGTAGCACGGCTTCCGGCGCACGAGCGGGGCTGGGCGATCACGGGATGTGGATGGTGCCACGTATGTCAGGACTCGGTCGGTACCGGCGAGTCAGGAAAGACGCCCAGGAGGGCCGTGACTGATGGAGAACGGTGCGAGCGCGCACGCGGCGCATTACGCGGTACGTGCGGAGTTGGTCGAACAGCTCCGCACGGATCTGCTCGGTCCTGGGTCTCCCGACGAGACCCTGACGCAGGACCCGCCGATCACGACGTATCCGATAGGAGTGTTGTTCCCTCGCCCGGCGGACGGTGCGGCCGAGGCCGAGCTCTCGGCGGAGGCGGCGGAGAACGACGGCCCTGACGACACGCCCGTACTGCGAGGCAGGAAGGACATCGAGGACAGCGCGCCCGACCTGGGCGTGTCCCTGGCCAACGACCGACGCCCGTCGTCGATGGGGCTCACCTTCGCCGTCGATCCCGCCGTCTCGTCGGCGGTCGTGGTGACAGCCGAGGCAGCCGTCTACGAGCCCGTCGACCCGGAGGGGCGCCCTGTCGCCGCGAGACGGGCGGAGGCCCGCAGCACCTCCGAGCAGTCGGAGCACTGGCGCCGCCGTGAACTGGTGCTCCGGCCCGTCACGATCGACGTGACCGAGCCCGGCACGCACCGTCCCGAGCCACTCGCGGAGGGCGTGGTCGTCCGGGCCTTGGTCCGCCGACCCTCGGGCCCGGCGGGCACCGTCACCGTCACGGTGACTCTGATCAACGACAGACGTGTCGAGGAGCGCGCGCTCCAGGACGCCTTCAGTCTCTTCCAACCCCGCCTTGTCGTGACCGCCCTATCGAACAGGCCCGCGTTCGTCGAACGTCCGGCCACCCGGGGCACCATCGATCCTGAGCAGGCCGCGAGCAGAATGTTCCACCGGCACGCGCCGACGTTCGCGATGGGTCACGGTTGCGCGGCCGCCTGGGACTGGACGCCGCCGCCCGTGGGCGCCCCGAACGTCGAGCGGGCAGCGATCAGCGAGGTCCGTACCGAATTCCTGCCGACCCATGACGTACTGCTGACCGACTCCAACCCGGAGATCGACGATTCCGCGCTCACGATGCACGGTCTGGCCACGCTGCCCGACACCGAGGTGCTCGGGGCACTCGGCGGGTTGATGGACGGATACGCCGCGTGGATCGACCGCAAGGAGATCGAGGCGAAAGCGTTCGTGGGTACCACCTACGAATCCCCGGCGCGGGAGCAGATCCAGCAGTGTCGCGTCGCTCTGGCCCGTATGCGCAGCGGTGTTCGCATGCTGGGTGCGGAACCGGACGCGATGACGGCCTTCCGGCTGGCCAACAAGGCAATGGCCCAGCAACGTGCCCGGGGGGAGTGGATGAGAGCGGGCCGTTCCGGGGAGCCCGACATCACGACGGGCCGATGGCGCCCGTTCCAGGTGGCCTTCATGCTGCTGTGTCTCGACGGCATCGTGACTCCTGAGCACGAGGACCGTGGAATCGCCGACCTGCTCTGGTTCCCCACCGGTGGCGGTAAGACGGAGGCGTACCTCGGACTGATCGCCTTCACCACCTTCCTCCGCCGTATGCGACTGAAGGAACGCGGCGCCGGTGTCACGGTCCTGATGCGCTACACGCTGCGACTGCTCACACTTCAACAGTTCGAACGTGCGGCTGCTCTGATCTGCGCGATGGAACGCATCCGGGTCCAGGAAGGGAACACTCTCCTGGGCCAGGAGCCGATCTCCATCGGCATGTGGGTCGGCCAGTCCGCCACCCCCAACACACTCATGGTGGCCGAGGACAGTCTGGCGGAACTGCGCAAGGGCAAGCAGCTCCAGGAGAAGAACCCGGTCCAGCTCCACGCCTGTCCCTGGTGCGGCACCCGCTTGGACGCCTATCAGTACGAGGTCGACCAGCAGGCCAGGCGGATGCACGTCTGCTGTCCCGACATCGAGTGCGAGTTCCACGACGGGCTGCCGGTCCACCTGGTCGACGAGGCGGTCTACGACGCCCGACCGACGCTCGTGATCGCCACGGTCGACAAATTCGCCGCCATGCCGTGGCGCGGACGGACGGCGGCCCTCTTCAACCGGGACCGCGCGGACGGCACCCCGCCCCCCGAACTGATCGTTCAGGACGAGCTGCACCTCATCTCGGGGCCGCTCGGCACCCTCACCGGCCTCTACGAGACCGCGGTGGACCTGCTCGCCGACAAACCGAAGGTGATCGCCTCGACGGCGACGATCCGTCGCGCCTCTCAGCAGGGCAAAGCCCTGTTCAACCGAGATGTCTCCCAGTTCCCGCCGGCGGGGTTGGACGCACGTGACTCATGGTTCGCCGTGGAGACACCTCGGGAACGAAAGGCGAGCCGCCTGTACGTGGGGCTGCTCACTCCCAGCACGAGCCAGTCGACGCTGTTGATCCGTACCTACGCGGCCCTGCTCCACCGAGCGATGCGCACCGACACCACCGAGGAGGTGCGTGACGCCTATTGGACGCTCGTCGGCTACTTCAACAGCCTCCGACTGCTGGCCGCCGCCGAACTCCAGGTGCACGACGATGTCGACGCCTACCTGGAGTACCTCGCCGCTCGGGACGGTGTCGATCCGCGTAAGGTGCGGGAGCTGACCGAGCTGACCAGCCGGGCCAATTCCAGCGAGGTGCCGACACGTCTCAAGCAGATCGAGCGACGGCTTCCGCACGACGAGACCGTGGACGTCCTGTTGGCCACCAACATGATCTCCGTCGGGGTCGACGTGGACCGACTGGGGCTGATGGCGGTGATGGGACAACCTCAGACCACCGCTGAGTACATCCAGGCGACCAGCCGCGTCGGACGACGCCACCCGGGGTTGGTGGCCGTCATGCTCAACTCGGCGCGCACCCGGGACCGTTCGCACTACGAGGGCTTCCAGCACTTCCACTCCGCTCTCTACCGGGAGGTGGAGTCGACCAGTGTGACGCCGTTCTCCGCCCGCTCGCGGGAACGCGGTCTGCATGCCGTCGTGGTCGCACTGGCCCGCATCCTCATCCCCGCCGCACGCCCCGACGACGGCGCGGGTCGAATCGACGAATATCGCGACGAACTCGAAACTCTGGTCGGGAAGGCGCTCGCCGACCGCGCCGAGGCGGTCGACCCGGCGGAACACGCCGCGACCATCCGGTCCTTCCACGAGTTCATCGACTGGTGGGCGGAGGAGGCACAGGTCCACGGCGGACTGACGTACGAACCCGCACGCGGAAAGAGGGCAGCGTCGTTGCTGTGCGCCTTCGACGACGAGGCGAACGACCGAGCCTGGCCCACCCTGTGGAGTCTGCGTGACGTGGACGCCGAATCCGCTCTCTTCATGGAGGCATCCCGATGACCCCTCCCCCCGCTCGGCGCCGGCGCGGTGGCATCCCGGAGCGCAGCTTTCCGCGCCGTGGCTCGGTACGCCGTTCACAGATGATCACGACGTACGGTGTCGGCTCGATGATCGCCGTCGACAACGAGTCGTTCATGGTGTCGGGTACCGACTCGTGGAACATCGGCGAGGCCCCGACCCTCCTTGAACACCGATTGGCCCGCGTGCTGGGAGTAAGGCACTTCAAGCTTCCCCCCGCGTCCGGCGACACGAGCAAGGACGGCGTGAGGGTCAGGCGTTTCCCCCTCTGGCACTCGTGTCCGAGCTGCGACGTCCTGCAGCACGTGCGCGGCTTCAACCCGCCGGTCGGCAGGAACGAATGCGGTGACTGTGCGGAGGAACTCGTCCCTTCCCGCTTCGTCATGGCGTGCCCGAAGGGACACATCGACGATTTTCCGTACTGGCGGTGGGCGCATCGGGACAACCGTCAGAAGGGTGAGACGGGTCTGTGCGAAGGAGAGATGCGGCTGCGCACCAGTGGCAAGACCGCGTCGCTCCGCTCGATTCTGATCTCGTGCACCTGTGGGATTCCGGAAGTCTCGATGGAGGGGGCGTTCCGCAGGAACGCACTGGCCAAGCTCCACGTCTCCTGCTCGGGCAAGCGCCCCTGGCTGAAGGACGCCCAGCCCGAACCGTGCACCGAAACGGCCCGTACCCTCCAACGCGGTTCGTCCGTGGCGTGGCAGCCCATAGTGAAGAGCGCGTTGTCGATTCCGCCATGGAGCGGTGGCCTCGCAGCACGCCTCGCCGACCACTGGGAGAGTCTCCGCGACATGGATCGCGCGGGCATCGAGGGCTACCTCAGGGCCATCGCCAAGGGGGAGAAATACGAGTTCTCCGCCGACGAGGTCATCGCGCTTCTGGAAGCGGAGAAGCACGAAGACCTGGAGGTGGACGAGGAGCGAGGACACGACGGCGTCTTCGTCGCACTGCGCAAACAGGAGTACAGGCGGCTGACCGAAGGCAACCCGGAGAGCGCCACCGACCGCGTGGAGAACTTCGTCTGCGAACCCCCTCGCTCCTCGGCGTCCGCTCTTGCCGCGTACGGCGTGACCGGCCCGATGTTGGTCAAGCGCCTGCGTGAGGTCCGGGCTCTCAAGGCGTTCTCGCGTGTCGACACTCCTGACGCCCGCACCGATGTGCACGAAGCGGCACTGTCCCTGGAGGCCCTCGACTGGCTGCCCGCCATGGAGGTCCAGGGCGAGGGTGTCTTCCTGCGACTCGACGAGACGCGGCTCGACGCCTGGGAGCGAAGTGCGGCCGTCGCCGCGCGCGCGGAACGGATCGGAAACAGCCATCGGCGCCAACTGCGCGAGCGAGCCGACGATTCCGCAGCTGTCATCGATTCTCCGGCGACCCCCCGGATGGTGCTGCTGCACACCCTCGCCCACGTGCTCATCAACGAGTGGAGTCTCGACGGCGGATACCCGACGGCTTCGCTGAGGGAGCGTCTGTACGCGAACGAAGTCATGGCGGGTCTGCTGGTGTACACAGCGACCAGCGACTCCGCGGGCAGCCTCGGAGGCTTGGTGGCTCAGGGAGAACCGGACCGTCTGGTGGGAACACTGCACTCCGCCCTGGACCGGGCCCAGTGGTGTTCGGCGGACCCGCTCTGCGTCGAGTCCGAGGCGAGCGGCGCGGGGAGTGTCAACCTCGCCGCGTGCCACGCGTGTGTTCTGCTACCCGAGACAAGTTGCGAGCAGAACAACGGGCTTCTGGACCGGGCGCTCCTCATCGGCACCCCGGAGGACCCGTCCATCGGCTTCTTCAGCGAATCGCTGCTCCTCTGACCGAGAGATCATCCGGTTTCGATCAACTCCGCCTCGAAGTGCGTCTGCGCACGATCCAGCGCCTCGTCCGGGTCGAAGCCGTGCGCGCGGAGCCAGTGAAGGAGGTCGGCGATCAGGTCGATCGCCGCCTCCTCCTGATGCGCGACATGGGTTCGTCCGGGAGCGACGCCGTCTCCTCGTGCCACACCACCCGCGTACAGCGTCAGACAGGCGTCGCTCTTGGTGACTCGCGGGTCGGTGACATGGCCACCGGGTGTGGAGAGTTGCGTGGGCAGGTCGCACCAGACGAGCTTGGAATCCGTGCCGAGAATGACGCCCCACCGGTCGGCCATGCCATCGATCAAGGTCAAGCCGCGCCCCGCCTCGTCGTCCGATCCGGCGGTGACCATCGTCGGCAGCGCACGGGTGTCGGGGTCACGAAGTCCGATCCGGACGTGCGTGCCGTTCATTTCGGCTCGGAGCACGCTCGGCGTACCCGCGCCGACGTGCCGGATGACGTTCGTGACCAGTTCGCTCACGCAGAGTTCGGCGGCGTCGGCCACGTCCGGCAGCCCCCAACGCTTCAGGTGCTGCCGCACGATGCGTCTCAGCGCCGCGACCTCCTCAGCCTTCGCCGGAAAGGGCAGTTCCCAAGCCTTCCGCGTCATGCAGCCGTCGGTTCCGTTCACCACGAGCACACGCCTTTCACCGCATCGGAGCCCCGCCGCTCACCAGGAGTGGGACGGCGGTGACTCTCGGTCTTCGTGAGTGACACAATGCCAACATCCGATCCCTTCGTGCAATATGCACGGCGAGATTCGCTCCTTGGAGTGATTGGCCGCGCGCCGCCACTTCCGATGGGATGGGATCTCCGTTACGTAGAAGGAGTTGATATGGCAGGTTCACCGACCGCGCGCCGCCGACGACTGGCGATCGAACTCAAGAAGCTCCGCGACGAAGCCGGCCTCACCTGCAACCAGGTAGGGCAGGAGCTGGACTGGAGCGGTTCCAAGGTCAACCGGTTGGAGACCGGCCAGGGGCGCGTGCAGCCCTCGGACGTGGATGCGCTCTGCCGCTTCTACCGCACGTCCGACGAGCTACGGGACCTGCTGAGATCACTCGCCAAGGACTCGAAGACCAAAGGGTGGTGGCACGCCCACGGAGATGCCGTCCCCTCATGGTTCTCGGTCTACGTGGGCCTGGAGCAAGCAGCCACCGACCTCCGGACGTATCAAGGGGAGTTCGTACCCGGGCTACTTCAGACGCCCTCGTACGCAGCTGAGTTGAGTCGCGTCTCCGCCGACCAGCCGCCGGAGGAGATCCAACGGTTGGTGGACGTCCGGATGCGCAGGCAGGAACTGCTCACCGCCGACACTCCGCCCGATCTCTGGGCGGTCGTCCACGAGAGTGCCCTCCGCCATGTCGTCGGTGACCGCTCTGTCATGTGCGACCAGCTCGAACGTATCCTTCAGATGGCCAAGTCGAGGAATGTGACCGTGCAGGTCCTGCCGTACGACGCCGGGGCGTATCCGGCCACAGGTCCCTTCACCATCCTCGGCTTTCCGGAACAGGAAGATCCGGATGTCGTCTATCGAGAGGGGTTGACCGACTCCGTCTATCTGGAGGACGCCGCCGATGTGAGCCTGTACACGAAGGCGTTCGACCACCTCAGGGCGCTCGCTCTCAGCCCCGCTCGATCGGTCATGATGATCCGAGACACCATGGAGGAACACTCTCGATGACCCCGTCCCTCAACGCGCCCCGGTGGCGAAAGAGCAGCCACAGCAATGGCACCGGCGGCGAATGCGTGGAAGTCGCCGACCTCGACGCCACTGTCGGCATACGTGACTCCAAATGGCCCCAGGGCCCCCACATCACGGTACGTCCCAGCGCCTGGGCGGGCTTCGTGACCGGCTTGCGGCAGGGCAACCGGTCGTCCTGAACATCACGGAAGCCCTTCACGACGCCGGTCGACACGAGGATGTCGCGTTCCTCCTCGCCGCCGTGGTGCCGGACGCCGGTTGACCGCTGCGGCATGGCGTCCCTGAGGGTCACGCCATCGCGAAGTGTGTCTGTGCCTGATCCAACAGGCCGTCCGAATCGCCGCTCCGGGCGGCGATTCGGTGCAGCAGGTCCGCGATACCCGGTCTTTCGCAGACTCGGGGCTGCAACACCGCCGTAGGAGGAAGAACTCGGCCGGTACCGGCTTGCGTTCGACTACCTACGCGCACAAGCGTTGGACATGGCCGCTTCCTCGGCCATGATCGAACGTGTTCGCGAGGAGATGTGATGATTCCGGTTGCCGAGTCCGGCCAGGCCCCCATGTGGTTCAAGTCGTCCCACAGCGGCGGCAACACCACCGAGTGCGTGGAGGTCGCGTACCTTCCGCACCTCGCGGCTGTGCGGGACAGCAAGGACAGTGACGGGCCCAGGCTGGCGTTCGGCCGCTCCGCCTGGGCGCGGTTCGTGTCGGCGGTCGGGGAAGGCCCGGCGGAGGCCGTCTGACGTTCGGAGAGGGGCCGACGTCACGTGTCCTGGTCGGCCGCTTCCCGCGCCACGCGTTCCAGGCGATTCCGGTGGTTCTCCCACCACCCCGCGTCGCCCGGCGGGATGTTGTCGTTGCTCTTGTTCATGCCCACGGCGCCGTCCATGAGTTCCCGGAGGATGTCGGCGTGCCCGGCGTGCCGCTGTGTGTCGCTGATCACGCGCACGACCGCGTGATGCAGCGTCACCTCGTTTTTCTCGCCCGGCCACCACGGCACTCTGCCGACCGTGTCCAGCGGCAGCGCGTCGAGCGTCGCGTCCGCGTGCGCCCATGCCCGGCGGTAGAACTCGACGATCTGCTCCCGCGTTTCGTCGGCGGTGGCCCACAAGTCGTCGTTGGGGTCGGCACCTTCTTCGAGCCAGGGCAGGGATTCGCCCGACGGCCGTCCGAAGGTGTCACCGAGGTATCCCACCTCCACGCCGGCCACGTGCTTCACCAGGCCGAGGAGGTTGGTGCCGGTCGGTGTCAGCGGGCGGCGGACGTCGTACTCCGGGAGTCCTTCGAGTTTCCACAGCAGGGCGTCACGAGCGGACTGGAGATAGAAGTGGAGGTCGGCCTTGGGTTCCGTTGCGGTCATGTGGCCAGTCTGCGGCTCACGTGATCTCTGTCCACCGCTTTTGTTCACCGCCTTGGCCACAGTGTCGCGTACCGCCGCTCGCGGTGTGCCGGTCCCACTGTCCCAACCACCTGGGTCGGGGCGCCTCTTGCTCCGGCGTGCGCGGTTTCCTGGTTCCTGGTCGCCCGCCGGACTCGCCGTCGACGGTTGAGCGACACCGCTTCATCGCAGCCTGGTGGTGGGCGAAGATCGCAGAGGACGAAGGGCACGGAAGCAACACCAGGGGGATCTGTGGGCAATCAGCTATGGGCCTTGGTCGGCGTCACCCTCGGCGCCGTCCTGTCGTACGTGGTGGGAATGCTGAACGAACGCACGCGCTGGCGAAGGGAGCAGGGGGCGCGGTGGGACGGGTTGCTCCTTCAGGCGTACGGCGACTACGGCCAGGCCGTCAAGGAGTGCGTCCTTGCGTACCAACGGCTCGCCGCCCAACGGGGGTTGACCGCCGAGACCATGCCCGCGGAGCCTACGGGCGCACCCCCACCCCCGGAGCGAGCGGCGCTGGCGGAACTGCGGCGCGCCGCCACGACCGAACCGCTGCGCCTGCTGGCCGATCCGGCCACCGCCGACGCTGTCCGCGAACTGAACGACGCCGTGTGGCACCTGGAGTGGCTCGCGCTGGGGCACCTGCCGGGAGACGCGTCCGCCTGGGAACAGGCGTACCGCGCCTACCGAACTGCGCGGCAGACCTTCTACGAGAGGGCCCGGACGAGTCTGCACGTGCCGGGCGGGGTCATTCCCGAGCGCGCGAGTTGGCCGCCGGACTGGCGAACGGGTGCGTGAGCGTGCGCCGTCCGGACTTGCCGACGCGCGCCCGTCAAACGTTGAGGGTCGGGCCGCGGAGGGGAAGGCCCGTCCGAGGGAGATGCCGAGGTCGGACGGGCCGCCGGGTGGGGCATCGCGACCCCGGCATGGCGAGCCCCCGGGCGGGCCTTACCCACGGCGGGCGCGCCTGGGACAGGACCCCGCGTGGGCAAGGCCCCGGGGCGGCGGAGTCAGGCGGAGTCAGGAGAGTTGTTCGTCGTAGTCCGGGAGTTTGAACCCGCGCTCGTAATTCACGTACTCAAGGTCACCCGGGCGGTTTCCGACGTTCGCTATCAGGGTGTAGCCGCTCGCGACGAATTCCTTGCGGCAGCGGATCTTCACGTCGACCGAGTGGCTTTCGTTCTTCTTCAGGCATATCGCGGTGATCGTCGGGTAGCCGGCCTTCTTCAGGTCGGACAGCGCACCGGACTTGCCGCTCTCCTTTCGGGCGGTCGCGATCAGCACGGAGACCCCGTTGGCTGCGGCGGCCTTCGCGAATTCCAGAACCGGCTTGTTCGGAGCGCCCGGGTGGTACTCCGTCTCCAGCGAGGTGTTGTCGATGTCCAGCACGATGGCGAGCTTCGAACCGCCCTGTTTCACCCGTTGCGTGAGGTAGGGGACGGATGGGTCCATGACCTTGCGTACGTCGGACTGCCAGGTCTCGTAGCTCGGCAGCGAGGCGGCCGCCGCGCTGGGGGCGGCGGTCGCCGTCGGGGCGGGGGCGGCGATTGCCGTCGGGGCGGTCGCGATGCCCAGTGCGAGCAGGCCCGCCGCCACCGTGGTGAGCTTGTGCGTCCTGGAATTCATTCCGTTCACTCTCCGTTCTCGTGCACGCAAAGAAAACGACGGATGGAACAACGTGTCGCGCCGAAAGGTTCCTCGACTTTCGCGCACGACGTTAGCAGTCCATTCCGGTGAGAGGACCATGTCTTTCGAGGACGGCTCATTCGCATCTTTGACATGCGTCGACGCCGGTGAACGCGAAGTGACCCCAGTGCATATACGAGGAAATGCCGAACTCACCGGAGCCCAGGTTCAGGAGCGTCGCGGGAGCAGGGGCGGGGCGTGAACATGACGTCCGACGCGTGGGCGACGATCTCGGCCTCGCTGCCCAGGGACCATTCCGCGACCCGCGAAGCCATCGCGGCCGGGACGGCGTCGCTGATTCCCTCGGCCGCCGGGATGTCGTGCGTGGCGTGGGCGTCGTGCGGCAGGACGACCCGGTAGTCCAGGTCCAGGGCCCGGCGCGCTGTCGCCCGTACACACATCTCCGACATCACTCCGCAGACGGCGACCGCCCGTACGCCCGCGTCGGTCAGCACGTCCCCCAGCGGAGTCCTCTCGAAGCCGTCGTCCTCGGGCTTGCGGATCACCGTCTCCGACGGGCCGGTCCGGGCGGGGTGGTGGAGCGCCCAGCCCGGGGTGTGCGGTTCGTCGTCCGCTCCGGCCGGTCCGTCGTTCTGGAGGTGGACGACGAGTGCCCCGGCCGCGCGGGCCCGGTCGATCAGGTCCGCTGTACGGTCGATGATCCGGGCGGCGTCCGGTACCGCCCTGGCTCCGGAGACGGCGGCCGACTGCACGTCCACCACGATCAGGGCCTCTACGGGCGACACAGGCTCGCTCATATGGTCATCCTGCCTGCGGCCGTACTCCCCGCGCACTCCGTTAACCAGGTGATGGATGGCAGCGGACGGGCCATAAGGACCGGGAGGAGCGGAAGGAGCGCGAGAGGTGGGAGAGGCGGCTGAGCACGGTCATCGACTTCGGCGGTACGGAGAGTACGAGAGGCTTCCGCCGAAGCTCGTAGAATCGCGGTGTGGCATTCATGAGTACCCCGCACTGCTGCTTCCTGTGATCGGAAGGCATTGAGGGCGTTGCCGGACGGCATCGCCCTCCTCGGTGTGCCTGCCGCGTGAACCACGTCCTCGGCGCTACCCGTACCCAGCCCAGGTGGCCGGACGCCGGGCCCGCTCCCTCCTGGGGCGGCGACTGC from the Streptomyces sp. AM 4-1-1 genome contains:
- a CDS encoding ATP-binding protein, producing MTRKAWELPFPAKAEEVAALRRIVRQHLKRWGLPDVADAAELCVSELVTNVIRHVGAGTPSVLRAEMNGTHVRIGLRDPDTRALPTMVTAGSDDEAGRGLTLIDGMADRWGVILGTDSKLVWCDLPTQLSTPGGHVTDPRVTKSDACLTLYAGGVARGDGVAPGRTHVAHQEEAAIDLIADLLHWLRAHGFDPDEALDRAQTHFEAELIETG
- a CDS encoding helicase-related protein, giving the protein MENGASAHAAHYAVRAELVEQLRTDLLGPGSPDETLTQDPPITTYPIGVLFPRPADGAAEAELSAEAAENDGPDDTPVLRGRKDIEDSAPDLGVSLANDRRPSSMGLTFAVDPAVSSAVVVTAEAAVYEPVDPEGRPVAARRAEARSTSEQSEHWRRRELVLRPVTIDVTEPGTHRPEPLAEGVVVRALVRRPSGPAGTVTVTVTLINDRRVEERALQDAFSLFQPRLVVTALSNRPAFVERPATRGTIDPEQAASRMFHRHAPTFAMGHGCAAAWDWTPPPVGAPNVERAAISEVRTEFLPTHDVLLTDSNPEIDDSALTMHGLATLPDTEVLGALGGLMDGYAAWIDRKEIEAKAFVGTTYESPAREQIQQCRVALARMRSGVRMLGAEPDAMTAFRLANKAMAQQRARGEWMRAGRSGEPDITTGRWRPFQVAFMLLCLDGIVTPEHEDRGIADLLWFPTGGGKTEAYLGLIAFTTFLRRMRLKERGAGVTVLMRYTLRLLTLQQFERAAALICAMERIRVQEGNTLLGQEPISIGMWVGQSATPNTLMVAEDSLAELRKGKQLQEKNPVQLHACPWCGTRLDAYQYEVDQQARRMHVCCPDIECEFHDGLPVHLVDEAVYDARPTLVIATVDKFAAMPWRGRTAALFNRDRADGTPPPELIVQDELHLISGPLGTLTGLYETAVDLLADKPKVIASTATIRRASQQGKALFNRDVSQFPPAGLDARDSWFAVETPRERKASRLYVGLLTPSTSQSTLLIRTYAALLHRAMRTDTTEEVRDAYWTLVGYFNSLRLLAAAELQVHDDVDAYLEYLAARDGVDPRKVRELTELTSRANSSEVPTRLKQIERRLPHDETVDVLLATNMISVGVDVDRLGLMAVMGQPQTTAEYIQATSRVGRRHPGLVAVMLNSARTRDRSHYEGFQHFHSALYREVESTSVTPFSARSRERGLHAVVVALARILIPAARPDDGAGRIDEYRDELETLVGKALADRAEAVDPAEHAATIRSFHEFIDWWAEEAQVHGGLTYEPARGKRAASLLCAFDDEANDRAWPTLWSLRDVDAESALFMEASR
- a CDS encoding helix-turn-helix transcriptional regulator, with translation MAGSPTARRRRLAIELKKLRDEAGLTCNQVGQELDWSGSKVNRLETGQGRVQPSDVDALCRFYRTSDELRDLLRSLAKDSKTKGWWHAHGDAVPSWFSVYVGLEQAATDLRTYQGEFVPGLLQTPSYAAELSRVSADQPPEEIQRLVDVRMRRQELLTADTPPDLWAVVHESALRHVVGDRSVMCDQLERILQMAKSRNVTVQVLPYDAGAYPATGPFTILGFPEQEDPDVVYREGLTDSVYLEDAADVSLYTKAFDHLRALALSPARSVMMIRDTMEEHSR
- a CDS encoding DUF1998 domain-containing protein; this encodes MTPPPARRRRGGIPERSFPRRGSVRRSQMITTYGVGSMIAVDNESFMVSGTDSWNIGEAPTLLEHRLARVLGVRHFKLPPASGDTSKDGVRVRRFPLWHSCPSCDVLQHVRGFNPPVGRNECGDCAEELVPSRFVMACPKGHIDDFPYWRWAHRDNRQKGETGLCEGEMRLRTSGKTASLRSILISCTCGIPEVSMEGAFRRNALAKLHVSCSGKRPWLKDAQPEPCTETARTLQRGSSVAWQPIVKSALSIPPWSGGLAARLADHWESLRDMDRAGIEGYLRAIAKGEKYEFSADEVIALLEAEKHEDLEVDEERGHDGVFVALRKQEYRRLTEGNPESATDRVENFVCEPPRSSASALAAYGVTGPMLVKRLREVRALKAFSRVDTPDARTDVHEAALSLEALDWLPAMEVQGEGVFLRLDETRLDAWERSAAVAARAERIGNSHRRQLRERADDSAAVIDSPATPRMVLLHTLAHVLINEWSLDGGYPTASLRERLYANEVMAGLLVYTATSDSAGSLGGLVAQGEPDRLVGTLHSALDRAQWCSADPLCVESEASGAGSVNLAACHACVLLPETSCEQNNGLLDRALLIGTPEDPSIGFFSESLLL
- a CDS encoding DUF397 domain-containing protein, translating into MTPSLNAPRWRKSSHSNGTGGECVEVADLDATVGIRDSKWPQGPHITVRPSAWAGFVTGLRQGNRSS
- a CDS encoding UvrD-helicase domain-containing protein: MSDVYLDSPPLTDEQQAVVDQPWDTRLLVTAGAGAGKTHTLVRRLDALMSYENEALEAHEILVLSFSRAAVRELRERIASHARDAIRVRVQTFDSWAYALLRSEQPDHEWDGLRFDERIRAATDAILRGAVEAGEAGAPAHVVIDEVQDLVGDRRDMVETLLDHFQDSCGFTVVGDGAQAIFGFQVSDDDARAAETNYFFDWLRASYVDDLVELHLSGNFRARTEEARTALSLGGSLQRLPSESADSDAAGEDHYRKLTDLLHSCPDLGTLDSPFTLGSLQDFPGTCAILCRDNRQALVLSDRLSALGVPHRTQRALQDRPVPAWVASVLRSTGSATLTEERFQSLLSESPVSPVGDPGRIWRSLRSAARAPRGLLDVSAVRRLVVESRFPDDLAAVESAGLVVSTVHRAKGLEFDRVIVVEPAPMVELRKQHNHVDPASEARALYVAMTRPRDDLLRIAAPDTALVRRDRATGRWYLGGWRPYIRDGIAASDRDVCRDHPPGTDGWAEDPRAVQDYLGSEVLPGDALVLRPQHEMPVASDQSPPYTVLHRDRPVGVVSEHFRRDLYSSLKVNRTWEISWPVEIHGFQVDCLESVAGSTASGARAGLGDHGMWMVPRMSGLGRYRRVRKDAQEGRD